Proteins found in one Crassostrea angulata isolate pt1a10 chromosome 3, ASM2561291v2, whole genome shotgun sequence genomic segment:
- the LOC128178013 gene encoding shematrin-like protein 2 yields MLRFVAIACLVLYVAADSDYSTYGGSDYYPKGVYKYGLGGGIGGGIGGISVGNGIGGGVSGISVGSGLGGISFGTGLGGGIFGGLNSGLLGIGGGSAASSAAAAGGAAAAAAAAAAGRNAAAAAAAAVGRNAAAAAAAAAGQNAAAAAAAASSSSFGPWIYNSFPYTSQYSYFPSVFPSYYPSVSYGFPSYYYGSYQPFGFGGSAAASAAAAAGLSAASAGASAGSFGGLLTGGYGSSYPKKVY; encoded by the exons ATGCTGAGATTTGTCGCCATTGCCTGCCTTGTACTCTATGTTGCTGCAGATAGTGATTACTCCACATACGGTGGAAGTGACTACTATCCAAAGGGAGTGTATAAATACGGTCTTGGGGGTGGCATCGGTGGAGGCATTGGTGGTATCTCAGTAGGAAATGGAATTGGTGGAGGTGTTAGCGGAATCTCTGTTGGTAGTGGATTGGGTGGCATATCTTTCGGAACCGGATTAGGAGGAGGTATCTTCGGTGGACTCAACTCTGGTTTACTAGGAATTGGCGGTGGTTCAGCTGCCTCCTCCGCCGCTGCTGCTGGTGGTGCCGCTGCTGCCGCTGCTGCTGCTGCCGCTGGACGTAATGCTGCCGCCGCCGCTGCTGCTGCCGTTGGACGTAATGCTGCCGCTGCTGCTGCTGCCGCCGCTGGACAAAATGCTGCTGCCGCCGCTGCTGCTGCTTCCTCATCTTCATTCGGCCCATGGATCTACAATTCTTTCCCATACACTAGCCAATACTCCTATTTCCCATCCGTTTTCCCTTCATATTACCCATCAGTGTCCTACGGTTTCCCTTCATATTATTACGGATCTTACCAACCTTTCGGATTTGGTGGATCTGCTGCCGCTAGCGCTGCCGCCGCCGCTGGACTTTCCGCTGCCTCTGCTGGAGCCTCCGCAGGAAGCTTTGGTGGACTTTTGACTGGAGGTTATGGATCTAGCTATCCAAAAAAG GTCTACTAA
- the LOC128178165 gene encoding shematrin-like protein 2, with product MLRIIAFVCCTVSVLADGYYDYSTYGKGDYYPPKWYGRVYDFGNIGGGINGISVGSIGGGINGISVGSGIGGGIGGISVGGGLGGGISGISVGSGLGGISFGTGLGGNLFGGFNSGLFGIGEGSAAASAAGNAAAAAAAAAAGRDAAAAAAAAIGQNAAAAAAAATAGQNAAAAAAAAASTGLSFPLFYNTFPFSSQYLYSNPSYYYGLPNFNYGFPSYYYGSYQPFGFGGSAAASAAAAGASAASAGASAGGIGGGIFLGFPVRSSKKVY from the exons ATGCTGAGAATAATCGCTTTTGTTTGTTGTACTGTCTCTGTGTTAGCAGACGGTTACTATGATTACTCCACTTATGGTAAAGGGGACTACTATCCTCCAAAATGGTATGGTCGAGTCTACGATTTTGGTAATATTGGAGGGGGAATAAATGGAATCTCAGTAGGAAGTATTGGAGGTGGAATAAATGGAATCTCAGTAGGTAGTGGAATTGGCGGAGGCATAGGTGGTATCTCAGTAGGAGGTGGATTGGGTGGAGGCATTAGCGGCATCTCTGTTGGAAGTGGATTGGGTGGCATTTCTTTCGGAACCGGCTTAGGAGGAAATCTTTTCGGAGGATTCAACTCCGGTTTATTTGGAATTGGAGAAGGATCAGCTGCCGCGTCCGCCGCTGGAAACGCGGCCGCTGCGGCAGCTGCTGCAGCCGCCGGACGTGATGCCGccgctgctgctgctgctgcaaTTGGCCAGAATGCCGCCGCCGCTGCTGCTGCTGCTACCGCTGGACAAAATGCCGCCGccgctgctgctgctgctgcttcTACAGGATTGAGTTTCCCATTGTTCTACAACACCTTCCCGTTCAGTAGTCAATACTTGTACAGCAACCCATCTTATTACTATGGGCTACCAAATTTCAACTATGGTTTTCCCTCTTATTACTACGGTTCCTACCAACCTTTTGGATTCGGTGGATCTGCTGCCGCTAGCGCTGCTGCCGCTGGAGCTTCCGCTGCTTCTGCTGGAGCCTCCGCTGGAGGAATAGGAGGAGGAATATTTCTTGGATTCCCTGTCAGATCTTCCAAGAAg gtATATTAA
- the LOC128178012 gene encoding ctenidin-3-like produces MLRLVALACFVISVAADGDSDYSNNDYYPHWHGGVWKFGGEGVDFSGISVGGGIGGGIGGISVGSGFGGGASGISVGSGFGGVSFGTGLGGGVLGGLNTGLFGIGGGSAASSAAAAGGAAAAAAAAAAGRNAAAAAAAAAGQNAAAAAAAASSGFGYPWFYNSFPYSSQYSFFPSSYSVFPSYYPSVSYGFPSYYYGSYQPFGFGGSAAASAAAAAGLSAASAGASAGSFGGLLTGGYGPTYPKKVY; encoded by the exons ATGCTGAGATTAGTTGCCCTTGCCTGTTTTGTGATCAGCGTTGCCGCTGACGGAGATAGTGACTACAGTAACAACGACTATTATCCTCACTGGCATGGTGGAGTTTGGAAATTCGGTGGAGAAGGAGTCGACTTTAGTGGCATCTCTGTCGGCGGTGGAATTGGTGGAGGCATTGGTGGTATTTCAGTAGGAAGTGGATTTGGTGGAGGAGCTAGCGGTATTTCTGTTGGAAGTGGATTTGGTGGTGTTTCTTTCGGAACCGGCTTAGGAGGAGGTGTTTTGGGTGGACTCAACACAGGTTTATTTGGAATTGGTGGTGGTTCAGCTGCCTCCTCTGCAGCTGCCGCTGGTGGTGCTGCCGCCGCCGCCGCTGCTGCCGCTGCTGGACGAAATGCTGccgctgctgctgctgctgccgCTGGACAAAATGCCGCTGCAGCGGCCGCTGCTGCTTCATCCGGATTTGGTTACCCATGGTTTTACAATTCTTTCCCATACTCTAGCCAGTACTCTTTTTTCCCATCCAGTTATTCCGTTTTCCCTTCATATTACCCATCAGTGTCCTACGGTTTCCCTTCATATTATTACGGATCTTACCAACCTTTCGGATTCGGTGGATCTGCAGCCGCTAGCGCTGCCGCCGCCGCTGGACTTTCTGCTGCCTCAGCTGGAGCCTCCGCAGGAAGCTTTGGTGGACTTTTGACCGGAGGTTACGGACCTACCTATCCTAAAAAG gTATACTGA